A stretch of Magnetococcales bacterium DNA encodes these proteins:
- a CDS encoding host-nuclease inhibitor Gam family protein → MTVSKRSKPDNLVVVRDLKEANGVLGEIAQLKRSIDAIEADMNASIDRIKRSAAAFSAPRRARLESLANGLLAFAEFNKEALFAKRRGIELSFGVLGFRKSSELKPQGRGTWAQVLGRIKELGVVEGIRVREDVNREAMRAWTDERLGVLGVRRVEKDLFWYELKMESLNPEMDLPGTGSSAVGVEEVA, encoded by the coding sequence ATGACAGTCAGCAAACGCAGCAAACCGGACAACCTTGTGGTGGTGCGGGATCTGAAGGAAGCCAATGGGGTGCTGGGGGAGATCGCGCAACTCAAACGCAGCATCGACGCCATCGAGGCGGATATGAACGCCAGTATCGATCGGATCAAACGGTCGGCGGCGGCCTTTTCCGCGCCCCGTCGCGCCCGTCTGGAATCCCTGGCCAATGGACTGCTGGCCTTCGCCGAATTCAACAAGGAAGCACTGTTCGCCAAACGACGGGGAATCGAATTGTCATTTGGCGTGCTGGGCTTTCGCAAATCCAGCGAATTGAAACCCCAAGGCCGGGGTACCTGGGCACAGGTTTTGGGCAGGATCAAGGAATTGGGCGTGGTGGAGGGAATCCGGGTCAGAGAGGATGTCAACCGGGAGGCGATGCGCGCTTGGACCGATGAACGCCTGGGAGTGCTGGGCGTGCGTCGGGTGGAAAAGGATCTGTTCTGGTACGAACTCAAAATGGAAAGCCTGAATCCGGAAATGGATCTGCCAGGAACAGGCTCGTCAGCGGTCGGCGTGGAGGAGGTGGCGTGA